A genome region from Macaca nemestrina isolate mMacNem1 chromosome 15, mMacNem.hap1, whole genome shotgun sequence includes the following:
- the LOC105496278 gene encoding reactive oxygen species modulator 1 isoform X2 — protein MDFPSLTSPEPLGPLPACRLRPRPTLGPAPGPTLSYPPQMPVAVGPYGQSQPSCFDRVKMGFVMGCAVGMAAGALFGTFSCLRIGMRGRELMGGIGKTMMQSGGTFGTFMAIGMGIRC, from the exons ATGGATTTTCCTTCCCTGACTTCCCCCGAGCCCTTGGGCCCACTTCCCGCCTGCCGCCTCCGTCCACGCCCGACTCTTGGGCCAGCGCCTGGGCCCACACTTTCCTATCCCCCGCAGATGCCGGTGGCCGTGGGTCCCTACGGACAGTCCCAGCCAAGCTGCTTCGACCGCGTCAAGATGGGCTTCGTGATGGGTTGCGCCGTGGGCATGGCGGCCGGGGCGCTCTTCGGCACCTTTTCCTGTCTCAG GATCGGAATGCGGGGTCGAGAGCTGATGGGCGGCATTGGGAAAACCATGATGCAGAGTGGCGGCACGTTTGGCACATTCATGGCCATTGGGATGGGCATCCGATGCTAA
- the LOC105496278 gene encoding reactive oxygen species modulator 1 isoform X1: MPVAVGPYGQSQPSCFDRVKMGFVMGCAVGMAAGALFGTFSCLRIGMRGRELMGGIGKTMMQSGGTFGTFMAIGMGIRC; encoded by the exons ATGCCGGTGGCCGTGGGTCCCTACGGACAGTCCCAGCCAAGCTGCTTCGACCGCGTCAAGATGGGCTTCGTGATGGGTTGCGCCGTGGGCATGGCGGCCGGGGCGCTCTTCGGCACCTTTTCCTGTCTCAG GATCGGAATGCGGGGTCGAGAGCTGATGGGCGGCATTGGGAAAACCATGATGCAGAGTGGCGGCACGTTTGGCACATTCATGGCCATTGGGATGGGCATCCGATGCTAA